The following coding sequences lie in one Rutidosis leptorrhynchoides isolate AG116_Rl617_1_P2 chromosome 6, CSIRO_AGI_Rlap_v1, whole genome shotgun sequence genomic window:
- the LOC139855151 gene encoding bZIP transcription factor 50-like, translated as MELEEQIDFNDLINFDTIFLSDDQNSDHSSSILQTSSHSSSPQNHVNNQSPLSVDDIEQFFMNDEDDEFPHGSVLDEFIRENLLDKSGEVVNISDDLVGHPNGVVDYNEETNSDDDRKRQQRTTDAALSSQESENLDLDGFINDLLVDSPLEGGKSSEVDLSDDSADDQKNSHQHEAAVVDHKEEKQTSSENDDPLDKKRKRQLRNKDAALKSRERKKMYVKDLEMKSRFYEGECRRLGSLLQCYMAENQALRFSLHSNNKAFNASMTKQESAVLFLESLLLGSLLWLISMVCQLVVLPSLHQQSQQVTGVEEKLPKPVPRKEGSEMCRQTLLMGKQFKASRSRMRQNLRSLQVVRNMVAVF; from the exons ATGGAACTTGAAGAGCAGATCGATTTTAACGATCTCATTAATTTTGATACAATCTTCCTATCCGATGATCAGAATTCAGATCACTCATCATCTATCCTTCAAACTTCATCACATTCATCTTCACCACAAAATCATGTAAACAATCAATCTCCTTTGTCTGTCGATGATATCGAGCAGTTTTTTATGAACGATGAGGATGACGAATTTCCTCATGGATCGGTTCTGGATGAGTTTATTCGTGAAAATCTGCTCGATAAATCCGGTGAAGTTGTCAATATTTCTGATGATTTAGTTGGTCATCCGAATGGCGTTGTTGATTACAATGAAGAAACTAATTCTGATGATGATAGGAAAag ACAACAGAGGACTACAGATGCGGCTCTAAGTTCTCAAGAAAGTGAAAACTTGGATCTGGATGGATTTATTAATGATCTGTTAGTCGATTCTCCTTTAGAAGGTGGAAAGTCCAGTGAAGTTGATCTGTCTGATGACTCAGCAGATGATCAAAAGAATAGCCATCAACATGAAGCTGCTGTTGTTGATCATAAGGAAGAAAAGCAAACCAGTTCCGAGAATGATGATCCCCTCGACAAAAAGAGGAAAAG GCAACTGAGGAATAAAGATGCGGCTCTAAAATCTCGAGAGAGGAAAAAGATGTATGTTAAGGATCTAGAGATGAAAAGTAGGTTCTATGAAGGTGAATGCAGGAGATTGGGGTCGTTACTCCAATGTTATATGGCTGAGAATCAAGCACTGCGATTTTCTTTACATAGTAATAATAAGGCATTCAATGCTTCAATGACCAAGCAGGAGTCTGCTGTGCTCTTCTTGG AATCCCTGCTGTTGGGTTCCCTGCTTTGGTTAATAAGCATGGTGTGTCAGCTGGTCGTCCTTCCAAGCCTGCACCAGCAAAGTCAACAAGTAACCGGGGTAGAAGAAAAACTACCAAAACCGGTTCCAAGGAAGGAGGGAAGTGAAATGTGTAGACAGACCCTGTTAATGGGTAAACAGTTCAAAGCTTCACGTTCTAGGATGAGACAGAACCTTCGTTCTTTACAAGTTGTAAGAAACATGGTTGCCGTTTTTTGA
- the LOC139851329 gene encoding pyrophosphate--fructose 6-phosphate 1-phosphotransferase subunit alpha-like, with the protein MDSDYGVPRELSDLQKDRSVYHPELPPCLQGTTVRVEFGDATTVADSSGGHAISQSFPHTYGQPLAHFLRATAKVPGAQIITEHSAMRVGLVFCGRQSPGGHNVVWGLHEALKIHNPKSTLLGFLGGSEGLFAQKTLEITDDILATYKNQGGYDLLGRTQDQIRTTEQVNAAMAACNALKLDGLVIVGGVTSNTDAAQLAETFAEAKCATKVVGVPVTLNGDLKNQFVEANVGFDTICKVNSQLISNVCTDALSAEKYYYFIRLMGRKASHVAVECSLQSHPNMVILAEEVAASKLTIFDLTTQICDAVQARAEQEKYHGVILLPEGLIESIPEVYALLQEIHSLLRQGVLADKISLQLSPWASALFEFLPPFIRKQLLLHPESDDSAQLSQIETEKLLAELVEAEMNKRQKEGSYKGKKFNAICHFFGYQARGSLPSKFDCDYAYVLGHICYHILAAGLNGYMATVTILKNPCNKWLCGAAPITAMLSIKHGGHGGRAMTIGKPLLHPATVDLRGKVYGLLRENAKKLLLDDVYRNPGPLQFDGPGADSRAISLCVEDLDYMGRIKKLNEYLEKVRTIVKPGCSQDVLKAALSAMSSVTDILSVMSSPSKGSS; encoded by the exons ATGGATTCAGATTATGGAGTTCCCAGAGAATTATCTGATCTTCAAAAAGATAGATCAGTTTACCATCCAGAACTTCCTCCTTGCCTTCAG GGAACTACTGTGCGAGTAGAGTTCGGTGATGCAACAACCGTGGCAGATTCATCAGGCGGTCATGCTATTAGTCAATCATTTCCTCACACTTATGGTCAACCCTTGGCTCATTTTCTTAGGGCTACAGCCAAAGTACCCGGTGCTCAGATCATTACTGAGCATTCTGCAATGAG GGTCGGACTTGTTTTCTGTGGTAGACAGTCCCCTGGGGGGCACAATGTTGTGTGGGGCCTACATGAAGCTCTTAAAATTCACAACCCTAAAAGTACTCTGCTTGGGTTTCTGG GTGGTTCCGAAGGTTTATTTGCTCAAAAAACACTCGAGATCACAGATGATATTCTCGCAACCTACAAAAACCAAG GTGGTTATGATCTGCTGGGACGAACACAAGATCAAATAAGAACAACGGAACAAGTCAATGCTGCGATGGCTGCATGTAACGCCTTAAAATTGGATGGTCTTGTCATCGTTGGAG GTGTAACTTCAAACACTGATGCTGCTCAGCTTGCTGAGACTTTTGCTGAAGCAAAATGCGCTACAAAG GTGGTTGGTGTGCCTGTTACTTTGAATGGGGATCTCAAGAACCAGTTTGTTGAAGCAAATGTCGGTTTCGATACAATATGCAAG GTTAACTCTCAGCTCATTAGCAACGTCTGTACAGATGCTCTTTCAGCAGAGAAG TACTACTATTTTATCCGACTAATGGGTCGAAAGGCATCTCACGTGGCCGTCGAATGCAGTCTGCAGTCACATCCAAACATG GTTATTCTTGCTGAAGAAGTTGCTGCTTCAAAACTTACTATCTTTGACTTAACCACTCAGATTTGTGATGCCGTGCAAGCCCGGGCAGAACAAG AGAAGTACCATGGTGTTATCTTACTTCCAGAAGGGCTTATAGAAAGCATCCCTGAAGTTTATGCTTTACTGCAG gaaatccataGTCTTCTGAGACAAGGTGTTTTAGCTGATAAAATATCACTACAACTGTCACCTTGGGCATCTGCCTTATTTGAATTTTTACCACCCTTTATTCGAAAACAG CTTCTTCTTCATCCCGAATCTGATGACTCAGCCCAATTATCTCAG ATCGAAACAGAGAAGCTTCTCGCAGAGCTTGTGGAGGCAGAAATGAACAAGCGACAG AAAGAAGGATCATACAAGGGGAAGAAGTTTAATGCTATCTGCCACTTTTTTGGTTATCAAGCTCGAGGTTCTTTGCCTTCCAAATTTGATTGTGACTACGCTTAC GTTCTTGGACATATTTGCTACCACATTTTGGCTGCTGGTTTGAACGGTTATATGGCCACTGTAACTATCCTCAAGAATCCTTGTAACAAGTGGCTCTGTGGTGCTGCTCCAATCACA GCTATGTTGAGCATCAAGCATGGTGGTCATGGAGGTCGAGCAATGACAATCGGAAAACCACTTCTACATCCTGCTACTGTGGATCTGAGAGGCAAAGTATACGG ACTGCTAAGAGAAAATGCCAAAAAACTATTGTTAGACGATGTTTACAGAAACCCAGGACCGCTTCAATTTGATGGTCCAGGTGCTGATTCTCGGGCTATTAGTTTGTGCGTTGAGGACTTGGATTATATGGGCCGTATTAAAAAACTGAACGAATATCTCGAAAAG GTACGAACTATTGTGAAACCGGGTTGTTCGCAGGATGTTCTGAAAGCTGCTTTAAGTGCCATGTCATCTGTTACAGATATTTTATCTGTTATGTCCTCACCTTCTAAAGGCAGTTCTTAA